In a single window of the Prochlorococcus marinus str. AS9601 genome:
- the ruvA gene encoding Holliday junction branch migration protein RuvA, with protein MISWINGDLVDLWQTNQKSFVLINCQGLGYEIQILESFFLKLKTNQISTKNITLWIKHIKKEDSDLLFGFTSKDQKNFFIEILSIRGVGSQIGIGILNKFSISEVINAIKTQDKKLICSVPGIGQKMSERLILELKSKFKSEILSEEEKSKDEFEIKDPEIIKMIEDLQLTLQSLSYKNKEINTILPIIIKEIDHLGKKENSLSFEKLLKLAMHYLDEDSSNKDR; from the coding sequence TTGATTAGTTGGATAAATGGAGATTTAGTTGATTTATGGCAAACTAATCAAAAATCTTTTGTTTTAATAAATTGTCAAGGATTAGGATACGAAATACAAATACTAGAATCCTTTTTTCTCAAATTAAAAACAAATCAGATATCTACTAAAAACATCACTCTTTGGATAAAGCATATTAAAAAAGAAGATTCAGATTTATTATTTGGCTTTACATCAAAGGATCAAAAGAATTTCTTTATTGAAATTTTAAGTATTCGAGGTGTTGGATCTCAAATTGGTATTGGGATATTAAACAAATTTTCTATTAGTGAAGTTATAAATGCAATAAAAACACAAGACAAAAAATTAATTTGTTCCGTACCTGGTATAGGACAAAAAATGAGTGAGCGGTTAATTTTAGAATTAAAAAGTAAATTTAAAAGCGAAATATTATCTGAAGAAGAAAAAAGCAAAGATGAATTTGAGATTAAGGATCCTGAGATAATTAAAATGATAGAAGACCTTCAGTTAACCCTTCAATCATTAAGTTACAAAAACAAAGAAATAAATACTATTTTGCCAATTATTATTAAAGAAATAGATCACCTAGGTAAAAAAGAAAATAGTTTATCATTTGAAAAACTATTGAAATTGGCTATGCATTATCTTGATGAAGATAGTAGTAATAAAGATAGATGA
- a CDS encoding PAM68 family protein, with translation MKRKQSKKKTQNKKKKNYSETTAFANLEKTSIPVTKPKRSSSGIPKYVADRMARRIFFTAGIPTILGMSVFVVSYIIVTRNIAEIPPSSTIAISALFFLLGLAGLSFGILSASWDKEPGSFFGIENIPMNIQRAKAAFKPATQNFEDKN, from the coding sequence ATGAAAAGAAAACAATCAAAAAAAAAGACACAAAACAAAAAGAAAAAAAACTATTCTGAAACAACTGCTTTCGCTAATCTAGAAAAAACATCTATTCCTGTAACCAAGCCAAAGCGATCATCAAGTGGCATCCCAAAATATGTTGCTGACAGAATGGCAAGAAGAATATTCTTTACAGCTGGAATACCGACAATATTAGGAATGTCTGTTTTTGTTGTTAGCTACATTATAGTTACAAGAAATATTGCCGAAATACCTCCTTCATCAACAATTGCTATTTCAGCATTGTTTTTCTTGTTAGGTCTGGCAGGATTGAGTTTTGGAATATTATCGGCTAGTTGGGATAAAGAACCTGGATCTTTTTTTGGTATTGAAAATATTCCAATGAACATACAACGTGCAAAAGCAGCCTTCAAACCTGCAACTCAAAATTTCGAGGATAAAAATTAA
- a CDS encoding DMT family transporter, translating into MINIEELEKRINSLKKYNLVFASFFFSLMTLCVKNIDKRIPIFELVLFRSLLSLIITLLIINIKNINPWGKNKPLLILRGFLGTLALVCIFYAIRNMPLSISTVIQYTYPIFISIFAAIFINEKITRNIIFALIIAWFGILTILNPSQLSIVNVEIEIISILIAFLGAICTALAYVTVKKLSFSEDIYVIIEYFPLVSFITLLPIVLINWVTPNWSELVWILGIGLFTQLGQTFLTIGLKNLPASEASIINYLQVLFGSIWGILFFSEIININFLLGASLVLLGTIISTTKIIKRT; encoded by the coding sequence ATGATAAATATCGAAGAATTAGAAAAAAGAATTAATTCATTAAAAAAGTATAATTTAGTATTTGCCTCATTCTTCTTCAGTTTGATGACTTTGTGCGTAAAAAATATTGATAAAAGGATACCTATCTTTGAATTAGTTTTATTCAGATCATTGTTAAGTTTAATAATTACATTATTAATAATTAATATAAAAAATATAAATCCTTGGGGCAAAAATAAACCATTACTTATTTTAAGAGGTTTTTTAGGAACTTTAGCTTTAGTTTGTATTTTTTATGCGATAAGAAATATGCCTCTTAGTATTTCTACAGTCATTCAGTACACATATCCTATTTTTATATCTATATTTGCTGCCATATTTATAAACGAAAAAATAACTCGTAATATAATTTTTGCTTTAATTATTGCCTGGTTTGGAATATTAACAATATTGAATCCAAGCCAATTATCAATTGTAAACGTTGAAATTGAAATTATTTCGATTTTGATAGCATTTCTTGGAGCAATCTGCACCGCATTAGCCTACGTTACAGTTAAGAAACTCTCATTTAGTGAAGATATTTATGTAATTATTGAATATTTTCCACTTGTTTCTTTTATAACTCTATTACCAATTGTATTAATCAATTGGGTCACCCCAAATTGGAGTGAATTAGTTTGGATATTAGGAATTGGCTTATTTACTCAATTAGGTCAGACTTTCTTAACTATTGGATTAAAAAATTTACCTGCTTCTGAAGCATCAATAATTAATTATTTACAAGTTTTATTTGGTTCAATTTGGGGGATTTTATTTTTTAGTGAAATAATAAACATAAATTTTTTATTAGGGGCCTCACTAGTTTTATTAGGAACTATTATATCTACTACCAAAATAATCAAAAGGACATAG
- a CDS encoding glycine zipper 2TM domain-containing protein: protein MMMKFHYLALLFCFSPIAQVNATTPKSVTCTRTEYREEYIPGTKSNPGYVKSYEVDVVIPCGGQNKAEKIDDNDCSEGSVIGGLLGAGIALSSSRGKDRFWAVPAGGTAGALIGCQVDGG, encoded by the coding sequence ATGATGATGAAATTTCACTATTTAGCTTTATTATTTTGTTTTTCTCCTATCGCTCAAGTTAATGCAACAACTCCAAAATCAGTAACTTGTACAAGAACTGAATATAGAGAAGAGTACATTCCTGGAACGAAATCAAACCCTGGCTACGTAAAAAGTTATGAGGTAGACGTTGTAATACCTTGTGGAGGTCAAAACAAAGCTGAAAAAATAGATGATAATGACTGTAGTGAAGGTTCTGTTATAGGGGGTCTTCTTGGTGCTGGAATTGCATTATCCTCATCTAGAGGTAAAGACAGGTTTTGGGCCGTACCAGCGGGCGGTACTGCAGGAGCGCTAATTGGATGTCAGGTGGATGGTGGTTAA
- the rpsO gene encoding 30S ribosomal protein S15, whose product MSLDTAEKQKLIENHQVHPTDTGSVEVQVAMLSKRISKLSDHLQGNIHDFASRQGLLKMIGKRKRLLSYLKDKNVQKYQELVKKIGIRG is encoded by the coding sequence ATGTCATTAGATACAGCTGAAAAACAGAAGCTTATTGAAAATCATCAAGTGCATCCTACTGATACAGGTTCAGTTGAAGTACAAGTAGCAATGCTTTCTAAAAGAATATCGAAATTAAGTGACCATCTTCAAGGAAACATTCATGATTTTGCTTCAAGGCAAGGATTATTAAAAATGATTGGTAAAAGGAAAAGATTATTGTCTTACTTAAAAGACAAAAACGTTCAAAAATATCAAGAACTAGTTAAGAAAATTGGAATCAGAGGATGA